GTGACGAATGACGGGCATTCGCCGTCGAGGCAGGTGTAGTCGGTGTTGCAGCTGGTCTGGTCGATGCGGGTCTTGCGGCCGAACTCGGTGTCCACCGGCTGAACCGACAGGCAGTTGCTCTTGACGCCACAGTCACCGCAGCCTTCGCACACCGCTTCGTTGATCAACACCCGGGTGCGACGGGTGGGCTGCAGCCCGCGCTTGCGACGCCTGCGGGCATCGGCCGCGCACTGCTGGTCATAGATCAGCACGGTGACCCCGGCGATGCCACGCAGGTGGCGCTGTGCCTCGTCGAGCCGATCCCGGTGCCACACCGCGACTTCGGCGGGCAGGCGTTCGCGGCGGTACGCCGACGGATCCTCGGTGCAGATGATGATCCGCTTGACGCCTTCGACCACGAGCTTGCGGCCCAGCCCCGCGACACCCAACGCGCCCTGGGCGTCCTGTGCGCCGGTCATCGCGACGGCCGAGTTGTACAGGATCTTGTAGGTGATGTTGACCCCGGCGGCCACCGCAGCCTGCACGGCGAGCTGCCCGGAGTGGAAGTACGTCCCGTCGCCCAGGTTCTGGAAGATGTGGTCGACGTCGGTGAACGGTGCCTGGCCGATCCACTGGGCGCCTTCGCCGCCCATCTGGGTCAGCGAGGTCACCTGGGATTCCTCGCGGTCGGCCATCGTCACGAGCGTGTGGCAGCCGATGCCACCAGCGGCCAGTGACCCCTCGGGAATCACGGTGGACCGGTTGTGCGGGCAACCCGAGCAGAAGTAGGCGGTGCGGCGGGTGGGCAGCACCGAGAGCTCAAGCCGGGGTGGACGCGGCGCACGGACCTCGACGCGGGGGCGCAGCACGCGATACAGCGGAGTCAGCAGCCGGTCGGCGGTGAGCTCGCCGTCGGCGGGCACCAGCGGGGTGCCATCGTGGTCCAGCTTGCCGATCAACCGGGGACGGTGTGCCGCTCCATAGAGCGCTTGCGCCGCTTGCGATTCGACGAAGGGCACCTTGTCCTCCACCACCAGGAGCGTGTCCACGCCCCGTACCAGGTGACGGACCCGGGCGGCGTCGAGCGGATACGGCATGCCGACCCGCAGGATCCGAACCCCGGCGCGGGTCAGCTCGCGCTCGTTCAGGCCCAGTTCGTGCAGGGCCTGCCGCACAGCGTCATACGCCGTTCCCACGGCGAGGATGCCCAGCCAGGCGTCGGCGGGGTCGACCTCGAAGACGTCGACGCCGTTGGCGGCGTTGAACGCCTGCACCATCGCCCATCGGGGGCCGTACAGCTCCGCTTCGGCGTACACGCTGTCGGTCGGCGCGGCCATCGTCCGCTGCCGGTACCGCCACGGCCTGCCCTCCCAGGACAGTTCGGGTTCGACGATGGTGAGACCGCTGAAATCGCGGTCCACCGACCACATTCCATCGGCGACGTCGGCAACGATCTTGAACGCCGACGGGCAGCCGGAAAGTCGTGACAGGGCGACGCCGTACAACCCGTGGGTGATGATCTCCTCGGCGTTGCGGGGAAAGAAGACCGGCATGCTCAGTGCGGCCAGGGACCGTTCGCTCGCGGCAGGCACGGTCGACGACTTCGCGGCGGGGTCGTCACCGACCAGCACCACCATCCCACCGGTCGGGTGCGCGCCGTACATCGTCGCGTGCCGAAACGCGTCGCAGGCCCGGTCGAGCCCGGGGCCCTTGCCGTACCACACGCCGATCACGCCGTCGTGTGTGCGCCCGCCGGGCAGCTGAATCTGGCTGCCCCACACCGATGTCGCCGCGAGCTCCTCGTTCATCCCCGGTACCAGACGGACGGCGCGCTCGGCGGTGAGGTCGCCGAGCCCGGCGAGCAGTTGGTCCAGTCCGGCCAGCGGGCTGCCCGGATAACCCGAGACGAACGTCGCGACATCACGGCCGGCACGCCGGTCCCGTTCGTGCTGCTCGACGATCTGGCGCACGATCGCCTGGAGCCCGGTCATCACGACAGGACCGGAATCGGGGTGGTACCGCGAGTTGAGGTCGCGACGCGCGATGGCGCTGCGGACGTCGTTGATCTGTGTCATATCGGCAGTCCCGGTCGATCGACACCGACGATCCGGGCGCCACGGAAGAACTGCAGCAGTTCCGCGTCGCCGTGGCAGCCGA
This genomic window from Mycolicibacterium goodii contains:
- a CDS encoding indolepyruvate ferredoxin oxidoreductase family protein, with translation MTQINDVRSAIARRDLNSRYHPDSGPVVMTGLQAIVRQIVEQHERDRRAGRDVATFVSGYPGSPLAGLDQLLAGLGDLTAERAVRLVPGMNEELAATSVWGSQIQLPGGRTHDGVIGVWYGKGPGLDRACDAFRHATMYGAHPTGGMVVLVGDDPAAKSSTVPAASERSLAALSMPVFFPRNAEEIITHGLYGVALSRLSGCPSAFKIVADVADGMWSVDRDFSGLTIVEPELSWEGRPWRYRQRTMAAPTDSVYAEAELYGPRWAMVQAFNAANGVDVFEVDPADAWLGILAVGTAYDAVRQALHELGLNERELTRAGVRILRVGMPYPLDAARVRHLVRGVDTLLVVEDKVPFVESQAAQALYGAAHRPRLIGKLDHDGTPLVPADGELTADRLLTPLYRVLRPRVEVRAPRPPRLELSVLPTRRTAYFCSGCPHNRSTVIPEGSLAAGGIGCHTLVTMADREESQVTSLTQMGGEGAQWIGQAPFTDVDHIFQNLGDGTYFHSGQLAVQAAVAAGVNITYKILYNSAVAMTGAQDAQGALGVAGLGRKLVVEGVKRIIICTEDPSAYRRERLPAEVAVWHRDRLDEAQRHLRGIAGVTVLIYDQQCAADARRRRKRGLQPTRRTRVLINEAVCEGCGDCGVKSNCLSVQPVDTEFGRKTRIDQTSCNTDYTCLDGECPSFVTVELPERPVGRRGAGSEPPRAPEPDIDLPTESVYNIFLAGIGGTGIVTVNQVLAVAAQRSGLVVNGLDQTGLSQKAGPVTSHLRLGVGADESANRISGSTADCVLAFDLLTAADNKNLRVADPTRTVAIASTSRTPTGSMVRDASVAHPDDADLLARLDVSCREVVGFDALAAAQALFGNTAPSNLLLVGAAYQRGVLPIPAGAIEEAIELNGVAVQANQAAFRWGRVAVWKPEIFAAAVDGSVTPAARTVPALPAEIVIGVPAGPTRELTERRAAELVAYQDVRTAARYVGVIEQIWWAERGVGTRTEFSEAVARGLFTLMAYKDEYEVARLLTDPAFTAAVQAEFPGAGRLTYKLHPPALKALGRETKIGLGPRSHPVLRLLAKAKPLRNTVFDPFGHTRMRRAERMLADHYRAMVLDAARHLTDENYDTATALAQAADLVRGYETVKIGNIARYRARLVELGATPPDLPL